The Pantanalinema sp. sequence TCTCCGACTTGCTGGTGAGCGCGGAGCTCGAGTGGACGTCGTTGTAGAACGCCTCGGTGAGCCGGCTGAAGTTGAAGTGGTTGAGGTCGTTGCCGCGCTGGGTGCGATCGAGGGTGAAGCTGTTCATTCCGACCATCGAGACGATTCCAACCAGGGTCGCCACGATGAGGCAGCTCACAATGACCTCGATCAGGGTCAGGCCGCGCTGGGGATGACGGTCAGGACGATGAGCGGACTTCATTGGACTGCCTCTTTCGCGACGAGGGTAACGAGTCGGTCGATGGGAGCGGGCGAACTGGGCGCGTATGCCGTGATCGTGACCTTCTTGAGGGAAGGTGAGGGCGTGGCGTACTGAGAGAACAGGATATCGTATCTCAGATTCGTATCAGGATCATTGACGCCGCTGACGCTCGCCAGCGCATCGAACGGAACGCCGCGTACCTTTGTCTCGAGCAGCCGCTGCACCAGGATGGCAAACTTCTCGCGCTCCTCGATCGCCACGTTGGCCTGCGCGGCCTTGAGACGCATGGTCATGGCCGGCAGCAGGGCGATGGTGATGATGCCGATCGCGACGACGATCTCGATCAGGGTGAAGCCTGCTTGCTTGTCCTCACTCATGGGCCATAGCTCCACTGGGCGATGACGCCGTTGCTCACGGTGGCAGTGACGACACTGAGGTAGGTGAAGCCGTCCACCGTCACCGAGCCGGTGCTTTGGATGCTGAAGGGCTGGGTGGCGCCGGAAATCTGTGCCTCGTACTGGACGAGTCGGCCATTGCCGCTGTCCAGCGCGACCCTGGGTGTGATGCTCAGGGTGGCGTCGAAGGCGGCGTACACCCCGGCTTCGGCGGCCATGTTGGCGAGGAACTTGTTGTACTGGGCGTGGGCAGCCTTGGCGTGCATGAGCTGTGCCGACGCGAGCGCGACCGAGGCGGACATGAATACGAAGATGATCAGCGAGAGCATCAAGAGGATGGA is a genomic window containing:
- a CDS encoding prepilin-type N-terminal cleavage/methylation domain-containing protein gives rise to the protein MSEDKQAGFTLIEIVVAIGIITIALLPAMTMRLKAAQANVAIEEREKFAILVQRLLETKVRGVPFDALASVSGVNDPDTNLRYDILFSQYATPSPSLKKVTITAYAPSSPAPIDRLVTLVAKEAVQ